CGCTCGTGCCGACGCCGCCCGCCGTCGTCGCAACGTCGTCCGCGTGCGCATCTATCCCGGCGTCGTGCCGCTTCACGCGCGGCTGCGGTACGGGGTCGACGGGCTCGACGATCTGCGCGGCGCCTGGCCGGACCCGCTGGCGGACGCGATGGCCGCCGTCGAGAACGCGCTCGAGCAGGTGCTCACATACGCCCGCGAGCGCGGTCGGCTCGAGGCCCTCGAAATCCGCGTCGAACGCGGCGACCAAATTCGGTTTCCGGCCATGGAGATGCCGCTTTCGTCCGAGGCCGTGCTCCCGTCGCTCGAGACCCTCCTCGGCCGGTTTCGCGAGCGGTTGCGAGCGCGGGACGCGCTCACCGGCCGGACGAGTCACGTCCTTCTGCACTGGTCGCCGCTGAACTACCGCGTCGGCTACGGCGGGACGCTGTCGCCCCACTCCCTGGTCGGCGACGAGAGCGACGGGAGCGACGGCGACGCGCAGACGGTTGCGAACGTCGGCGCGACGGAGGTCTGGGACTCGCGGGCGGTGACGCGGAACGTGGCGATCCACGAGACGATCCACACGTTCCTCGCGGACGACGTCGTCGCCGAAATCGGCGACGCGGTCTGCGACCACGAACTCGGGACGGCCGTCCGGACCGACGACGACACCCTCCGGATCTCGCCGATCGCGACCGCCTACGCCGGCCCGGATCGGCTCGGCGGCGGGACCCGCTTTCAGGGCACCGGCTGCTACGACCGCGAGCGGTTCGTCCGTCACGACGGGGTCGACGGGATCAAAAACTGGACGTACACGACCGAGCTCAGCGAGGCGACCCGAGAGGGCGTCGCCCGGACGCTCGAGCGCCAGTTCGAGGCCTGAGAGCGAGGTTTCCGAGCGCCGTCTCGTCGCGATTTCGCGTCTCGCGGTTCGCGATCCGCGTCACCCCCTGCGAGATGGACAAGATTTTAAGCCACCGCGGGCTACGTTCGGCTACTATGGGTAAGAAATCGAAGGGCAAGAAGAAGCGACTTGCCAAACTCGAGAACCAGAACAGCCGCGTTCCGGCCTGGGTCATGATGAAGACGGACATGGAAGTCCAGCGGAACCCGAAGCGACGCAACTGGCGGCGCAACGACACTGACGAGTAACCATGAGTGCAAGTGA
This window of the Natrinema salifodinae genome carries:
- a CDS encoding 50S ribosomal protein L39e, whose amino-acid sequence is MGKKSKGKKKRLAKLENQNSRVPAWVMMKTDMEVQRNPKRRNWRRNDTDE